From Cardiocondyla obscurior isolate alpha-2009 linkage group LG09, Cobs3.1, whole genome shotgun sequence, one genomic window encodes:
- the LOC139105282 gene encoding glycerophosphocholine phosphodiesterase GPCPD1 encodes MRGSKRDWIFRVQVPNLEKNEVVYVVGNLPELGAWNHNQAVLMSQEHRSHRESPILLDSNSSGDFYSEDGDNAADGIFEEEEKIFSQNVALPIDTNVEYRYFIAVVCQSNGTKNSAKTLIIRRWETHMTPRGIRKNILSNFDNDILPDPDKFGYHNNYCKIERGWLTDETVIQFKVFNNPIKLWKNRLQNKKVYIKMTPVNLVRHNSLELQQFGGDCIDDSLSMDTQDIVDQPAFTSITEIAVMNDEEARFTFQKQFGRPYNEDEFLIFNVAVRYPETIGYLVDYYVYSSRCFPGEPPNHIGFSYILPCSLQPSVGLLTVPITSTKHRPIGQLTVEYVIIKPIPDHPWDMSISYAKHWEQRWSGLDVGHRGLGTSFKFETKNCANVRENTVASLKTASHHGADMVEFDVQLSKDLIPVIYHDFYVSISMKRKKQIEAMDMLEIPVKDLTLEQLHFLKDYCYPRDSLGKVLYYVDKAEQGVNRLVYHVAEGREKNPRFFDEDLEDHQPFPTLQTVLQELEQHVGCNIEIKWTMQLKDGTFELNHPFDLNMYLDIILKVVLEYGGDRKIVFSSFNPDICAMIRLKQNKYPVVFLTQGITSKYPTYHDPRCQTIPMAMRHALAADILGINVHTEDILRDPSQVKLVKDVGLIIFCWGDDNNDKDTIQYLKKLGLHAVIYDKIDEYNVKEVKESIFLVDARESQKELIALAQCSQTPQTQISTPLNTEKDYYLNPSTTTSFLKNNIGNDSMYSVPNMKLPASCEESIEINEMTKDFSACANTFGHSVKTNGISSVTCGQSTPLPEFYGEDEAAKDCL; translated from the exons ATGAGGGGGTCTAAAAGAGACTGGATTTTTAGGGTTCAg GTGCCCAACTTGGAAAAAAATGAAGTAGTTTATGTGGTTGGAAATTTACCTGAATTGGGTGCTTGGAACCACAACCAGGCTGTGCTGATGTCACAAGAACATAGAAGTCATAGAGAGTCTCCTATACTATTAGATAGCAACAGCAGCGGGGATTTCTATAGCGAGGATGGAGACAATGCAGCTGATGGCATATTTGAAga agaggaaaaaatattCTCGCAAAATGTGGCTCTTCCTATTGATACGAATGTCGAGTACCGATATTTTATAGCTGTCGTCTGCCAATCAAACGGCACTAAAAATTCGGCCAAAACTTTGATCATTCGAAGATGGGAGACTCATATGACACCAAGAGGAATCAGGAAAAATA tATTAAGCAATTTTGACAATGACATATTGCCGGACCCTGATAAATTTGGCTATCATAATAATTACTGCAAGATTGAACGAGGTTGGCTGACGGATGAAACTGTGAtacaatttaaagtttttaataatcctATTAAGCTATGGAAGAATCGGctgcaaaacaaaaaagtttatattaaG ATGACACCCGTAAATCTAGTTAGACATAATTCTTTAGAACTGCAACAGTTTGGAGGAGATTGTATAGACGATAGTCTTTCTATGGATACGCAAGATATTGTTGATCAACCCGCCTTTACCAGTATTACAGAAATTGCT gtgATGAATGACGAAGAGGCTAGATTCACGTTCCAGAAGCAATTCGGCCGCCCTTACAATGAGGACGAATTTTTAATCTTCAATGTTGCCGTTCGATATCCCGAAACAATC GGGTACTTAGTGGACTACTACGTGTACAGCTCAAGATGTTTCCCAGGAGAACCACCAAATCACATTGGTTTCAGCTACATCTTGCCATGCTCTTTACAACCTAGCGTTGGACTTCTGACGGTACCAATTACTAGTACAAAGCATAGGCCCATTg GACAATTGACGGTAGAATACGTTATCATAAAACCAATACCAGATCATCCATGGGACATGAGTATCTCGTACGCGAAGCATTGGGAGCAACGTTGGTCAGGCTTAGATGTAGGACACAGAGGACTCGGtacatcttttaaatttgaaacaaaGAA CTGTGCTAACGTGCGCGAAAACACGGTCGCATCTTTAAAAACCGCATCACATCACGGCGCAGATATGGTCGAGTTCGATGTGCAGTTATCGAAGGATCTGATACCTGTAATCTACCACGATTTTTACGTATCCATCTCGATGAAGCGTAAGAAACAAATAGAAGCTATGGATATGCTGGAAATACCAGTCAAGGATCTCACTTTAGAGCAGCTTCATTTTCTCAAG gATTATTGTTATCCGAGGGACTCGTTGGGTAAGGTGCTCTATTACGTTGATAAAGCCGAACAGGGGGTTAACAGACTG GTTTATCACGTGGCTGAAGGCCGGGAGAAGAATCCTAGATTCTTTGATGAGGATTTGGAGGACCATCAGCCCTTCCCTACACTACAAACTGTGCTGCAGGAACTTGAACAACACGTCGGATGTAATATCGAAATCAAATGGACCATGCAACTGAAG GACGGTACTTTCGAACTCAATCATCCCTTCGATCTCAACATGTAtctagatattattttaaaagtggTATTAGAATACGGGGGTGACCGAAAGATtgtattttcctctttcaATCCGGATATCTGTGCGATGATTCGTCTCAAGCAAAACAAATATCCAGTAGTATTTTTAACGCAAGGCATTACATCAAAGTATCCCACATATCACGATCCGAGGTGTCAGACGATACCGATGGCCATGAGACACGCATTAGCCGCGGATATCCTAGGAATTAACGTCCATACCGAAGACATTCTTCGGGATCCGTCTCAAGTTAAATTAGTCAAAGACGTAGGATTGATTATCTTTTGCTGGGGCGATGATAACAACGATAAGGATACTATTCAATATCTGAAGAAACTCGGTTTGCACGCGGTCATATACGATAA aattgaTGAATACAACGTGAAAGAAGTGAAGGAGAGTATATTCTTAGTGGACGCCAGGGAAAGTCAGAAAGAACTGATAGCTTTGGCACAGTGCAGTCAAACACCGCAGACACAAATTTCTACACCTCTCAATACAGAAAAG GATTACTACTTAAATCCGTCGACAACGACGTCGTTTTTGAAGAACAATATTGGCAATGACAGCATGTATTCCGTACCAAATATGAAATTGCCTGCTAGCTGCGAAGAAAGCATAGAGATTAACGAGATGACCAAGGATTTCAGTGCCTGTGCGAACACTTTCGGTCATTCAGTAAAAACAAACGGCATCTCTAGTGTAACGTGTGGACAGTCAACTCCTCTACCTGAATTTTATGGAGAAGACGAAGCGGCAAAAGATTGCCTTTGA